The genomic stretch CGACAGCACGTCCTTGGCGGTGATGACGCCGTAGGCGATGGACAACGCCCCGAGCGCGATCACGATGATCAGCCAAACGGTCAGCAAGTTCAGGACTCCCCCTTGGTCACAGGTACGGCGGGACGCCGTGACGGCCCGTCTCGTGCCCGTCTTGTGCAGGCGAGGGGGAGGCTAGAGGGGCCTCAGGGGTCGCGCAACGGCACAGGACGGCCCCGGGCGGTCAGAATCCGTCCCGGCCCGCGAAGAATTCGCCGAGGAAAGCATCCCGCGCCGCTGGGCCGGGAAACCCTGGCTCGGGCGGCCGCCCACGGGTGAGGCGGGCGAAGACCACCGTCCGGTCGCCCCGCCGCGCCCAGCCGACAAACCAGCCCGAGGGTTGCGCCGCATCGGCGCCGCGGGAGCGCGCACCGCCGGTCTTGCCGAAAACGCGCCAGCCATTGGGGTATTCGCCTTGGTCGACCAGGGCCTCGGTCATGGCCCGGGCCTGGGCGGAGACCGGCAGTTCGCCACGCACCAGGCGCCCCAGGAAGGCCACCTGCTGCGCCGGCGTGATCTCGAGCGAGGAGCCGATCCAGGACCGCGCCAGCCCGTTCGCTCGGCCCGGATCGCCGGAGACATCCGCATTCCCGTAGCCGAAGTCGCTGACGTATCGCCGCAACCGTGCCGCACCCAGCGCCTGTGTGATGCGTTGCGAATACCAGACCACCGAATGCCTCATCCAGGCCGCCGGGTCCGTGGCCCGACGCCATTCCGGCAGCCAATCGGCATCGCCTGGGCGGAAGGGCAGCGCCGGGTGATGCGCATCGCGCAGGAAACCGGCGTCGAAGCCCATCAGCGCGAGCGGGATCTTGAAGGTCGAGGCCGGGGTCGCGCGCTGGTCGGGCTGGCCGTCGCGCCGCAGCGTGGCGCCGGTCGCGGCGTCCACCACCAGCGTGCAGACCGGCACGGCGGCGGCGCCGGCGGGCCAGGCCACCGGGAGCGCCGCCAGCGCCTGCAGCGCCAGCCGGCGCCCCGGCGCAAGACTCACGCCTGGGCCCGGGCGATCGCCTCGGTGATCAGCCGGCGGGCCTCGTCGGCATCGCCCCAGCCGATGAACTTCACCCACTTGCCTGGTTCGAGGTCCTTGTAGTGTTCGAAGAAGTGCTGGATCTGCTCGATCGTGATGCGTGGCAGGTCGGTGTAGTTGTGGACGTGCTCGTAGCGCAGCGTCAGCTTGGGCACCGGCACGGCGATGATCTTCTCGTCCCCGCCGCCGTCATCTTCCATCTTCATCACGCCCACGGGGCGCACGCGGATGACGGCGCCGGCGATGATCGGACGGGTATTGGCCACCAGCACGTCGATCGGGTCGCCATCCTCGCTCAGCGTATGCGGGATGAAGCCGTAATTGCCCGGGTAGCGCATGGGCGTGTGCAGGAAGCGGTCGACGAACAGCGTGCCCGCAGCCTTGTCCATCTCGTACTTGATCGGCTCACCGCCGATCGGCACCTCGACGATGACGTTGACGTCATGAGGTGGGTCCTTCCCGATGGGAATGGCGTCGATGCGCATGGGTGCTCTCTCCGGGCCGAAGCGGCGCGCGCCTGTAGCAGAGCGGCCCCAGGGGCGGAAGCGGGGGCGGAAGCGGGGGCGGAAGCGGGGGGGCGGAAGCAGGGGGCCGCGGGTTGCGCGGATCGCGCCCGCCGCCCAGGCTTGGCCCATGACCCCAGCCCGCGCCACCTTCGCCGCCGCCGCCCGCGCCCGCGCGCCCGAGGTGGCGGCCATCACCCGCCGCCTGGTCGCCGTGCCCTCGCCCAATCCGCCCGGCGACGTCCGGGCCTGCGCGCTGGATTGCGCCGCGCTGCTGCGCGACCTCGCGCCCGCTGCCGAGGTCTCGCTGCACGACACGTCTCCCGAGGTCACCAACGTGGTTGCGCGCATCGCCGGCGCCGGGCCGGGGCGGATTATCGCCTTCAACGGACACCTCGACACCTACCCGGTGAACGAGGCGCTGCCCTGGACGGTCGACCCGCTGGGCGGGGAGGTCCGCGACGGCCGCCTGTACGGCCGCGGCACGGCCGACATGAAGGGCGGCATCGCGGCCTCGGTGCTCGCCTTCGCGCTGCTGGCCGAACATCGTGCGGCGTGGCGCGGCGAAGCCATCCTGACCCTGGCGGGGGATGAGGAAACCATGGGCCCGCTCGGCACCAAGTGGATGCTCGACCATGTGCCGCGCCTCGCGCAGGCGCAGGCGGTGATCATCGGCGATGCCGGCTCCCCCCGCGTGCTGCGCTTCGGCGAGAAGGGCTTCCTGTGGATCGAGGTCGAGGCGACCGGCACCGCCGCGCATGGCGCGCATGTCCATCTCGGCCAGAACGCGATCGACCGGCTGCGTGCCGCGCTCGATGTCGTGGCGGGGCTGCGCGCCCTGCCGGTGGCCGCCCCGCCCGCCGTCACCGCCGCCATCGCCGCCGCGCGCCCCATCAGCGAACCGCTCGCCGGCGTCGGCGAGGCCGAGGTGCTGGGCAGCGTCACCGTCAACATCGGCAGGGTCGAGGGCGGCACGGCGCCCAACCTGGTGCCGGCCGCGGCCCGCGCGGCCTGCGACATCCGCATGCCGGTCGGCGTTTCGGCAGCCCAGGTCGAAGCCGCGCTGGCCGCCGGGCTGGGCGCGCTGCCGGGGGTCGCCTGGCGGGTGCTGCGCCGCTTCGAACCCAACCACACGGACCCCGGCGCCGACATCGTGCGCAGGGCCCATGCGGCGGCCGAGGAGGTGCTGGGCGGCCCCGTCGCGGTGAACATGCGCGTGGGCGGCTCCGATGCCCGCTGGTTCCGCATGGCCGGGCTGCCGACCATCGTCTACGGACCGACCCCGCACAACATGGGCGGCGCCGACGAATGGGCCGATCTGGCCGAGCTGGAGGCGGTGGCGCGCGTGCATGCCCTCGCGGCGTTTGATTTCCTCGCCGGCTGAGGGCAATCACGGGGGCGCATGGGCCTGTAGCTCAATGGTCAGAGCGGGCCGCTCATAACGGCTTGGTTGGGGGTTCGAGTCCCTCCGGGCCCATGCCCCGCCGCTACAGGATGAAGTCTCCCACCTGCAGCGCCACGTTGCCGGTGATCCGGATGGAGAATTCCGCGGTGCCGATCGCGCCGTCGGTATTGCCGAACAGGAAGGTGTCGCCGCCGATCACCTGGCTGCGCAGCTGCGCGGTGCCGGTGAAGGCCGCGGCGGTGCCGATGTAGGTGAAGGCCTGGTTGCCCGCTGTCGCGACATCGGCGTCGATGAAGAACACGTCGATGCGGTCGAGCTGCACGCGTGAGACATCCGCGATGCGGTCGCGCACCGGCCCCGGCGCGCCGCTGTCCGTGGTGGCGCTGAAGCGGACAGGTCGGCCCCGATTCCGCAGCGCAGCACGTCGATGCCCGCGCCGCCGATCAGCAGGTCGTTGCCGCTGCGCCCGGTCAGCGTATTCGCCAGGTCGTCGCCGGTCAGGGTATCGTGGCCGTTGCCGCCCGCGATCCACTCGATACCGGTGAAGTCGTCGCCCTGCGCATCGCCGCCCGACGCCTCGCCGGTCGCGAGGTTCACGTTCACCGCCAGCAACGAGCCCAGGTAGTCGAGCTGGTCGCGCAGCCCCTCCCCGCCATCGATCACGTCGGCCTGCGCGCCGGGGCGCAGGATGTCGTCGCCCGCGCCGCCGTCGAGCGTGTCGGCGCCGGCATTGCCGTCCATCACGTCGTTGCCGGCCCCGCCCTGCATGAGGTCGGCCTCGTTGTCGCCCCGCATGACGTCGCGCCTGGCCCCGCCCAGCAGCGTGCCGGCGCCGTCGCCGCCGAAGATGCGCCCGTTCAGCACCACGCCCTCGGTGCCGTCGTACAGGTCGCCGGCGCCGCCCAGGCCGATGTTCCCCACGATCGTGCCGGCGTTGAAGATCTGGTCGATCGTGACCGTGCCGAACACCGCATCGGTCTCGCCGCCGATCCGCCCCGTATTGTTCAGCACGTTCACGCCTTTCGCGCCGGACGCGCCGCTGAAGATGAAGACGCGCTCGATCACGCCGTCGTTCTGCACCAGGGCGGAGCGCCCATCGATGGTCACGCCGTTGATGCTGCCGGTGTCGATCAGCACCACCCCCTCGGACCCGCTGGTGGCGAAGCCGCGCCCGCCGGCGCCATCGCCCGAGAACGTGCCCTGGTTCACCACGGTCACGCTGTTCACGGCATCGAGCACCAGGCCGTTCTCGCGCCCGGCGATGGTGCCGGTGTTGGTCACCGTCATCTGCGCGGCGTTGCGCAGCAGCGCGCCCTGCACGGCGCCGTCGATCATGCCGCTGTTGGACAGCGGGCCGCCCTGCGAGGAGATCTGCACGCCGGCCGCGCCGCCCGAGATCCGGCCCTCGTTGACGATGAAGGCGTCGTCACCTGCGGTGATGTTCACGCCCACGGTGTTGCCGGTGATGGTGCCGCTGTTGTCCACCCGCGTGCCGGCGGTGAGCGAGACGACGCCGTTCTCCCACCCCGAGACGCGCCCGCTGTTCACCAGCACGTTCGGCCCGCTGCCCGAACTGGGCAGCGTGCTGGCGCCGAACACGATCGCGCCGGTGCCCAGGACGCTGTTGTCCCTGCCCGAGACCACCTCGCCGGCATTGGTCACGCTATGCCCGAGCCCCTGCAGCGCGATGCCTGACCCCAGCCCGCCATACACGTAGCCGCCCACACCGATATCGATGCGCGAACCCGAAGCCGGCGTGGCGCCGATGTTGTCGAGGCGGATCGCATCCGACGCCGCCGCATAGAGCGTGCCGAGGATGGTGAGGTCGTTCGCCAGGCGCTGCAGCGACACGACGGTGGCATTTGACCCGGTGTTTGTCAGCGTGGCGTCCGCGCCCACGAACAGCCGGTCGAACTCCGTGGCGCCGAGCGTATAGAGCGGCGTGAAGTTCGCCGTGCCTTCCTAATTGCTGAGGACGATGCGATTGGCCATGGCACGATGTTCCCGGTTTCGTGACAGAATACTGCGCCATCGAAACGGAATCCGACAATACCGGCCTTGGCCTTGCCGGGCCGCGGTGCGAGGCCCCCGCGCAGCCCGCGACCCAAGCGCAGCCGGCGGCCCGCGTGCAGGCTCGGCGCCGCCGGTCGCGCTACATCAGCAGCAGCGCCACCCCGGCGCCGGCGGCGCCCAGCAGCGCCAACCCGCGCGCGAGGCGCCGCCGCGGCACCGGTTTGGGGCGTGGCCGTGTCCGCGGCGACAGGCCCGGCGGCTGTGCGCGCCGGAAGGCCCGGCGCAGCGCCGGCCATGCCGTGGCCGGCAAGGCGCGCGAGGCCGCGAGCGCCGGCACCGAACCCTCCGCCCGCGCCGCCACGATCCGTTCGCGGTATCGCCCGGCCTGGTCGTCGAAGCGCGAGGCGACCACCACCACCACCAGGCGCGGGTCGGCCAGGGCCTGCGTGACTTCGCGGAAGCGCCACTGCGCCGCCTCCAGCCCGTCATGCGCGCTGTCGGTGTACCATTGTCCGTGCCGGATGCCGCCGCCGGGGATTGTCGCCAGCAGCATCACCTCGAAGGTCTCGGGCTCCATGGCGGGCTCCGTCGCCGTGTCTCGCGGGCTGCTTGGCGCGGTGGGGCTGCCCCTGTAGAACCCCGCCTTCCCAGACGAGACGCAGGTCCCCGCACCATGGCCGCCTACCAGTACGTCTATGTGATGAAAGACCTTACCAAGTCCTATCCGGGCGGCCGTGAGATCTTCAAAGGCATCACCCTGTCCTTCCTGCCGGGGGTGAAGATCGGCGTGCTGGGGCCGAACGGCGCGGGCAAATCGACGCTCATGCGCATCATGGCCGGCCAGGACAAGGAATTCGGCGGCGAGGCCTGGGCGGCCGAGGGCGTGCGCGTGGGCTACCTGTCGCAGGAACCCGAGCTCGATCCCAACCTGACGGTCGGCGAGAATGTCCGCCTCGCCTTCGCCGAGCTCAACGCCCACATGGCGCGCTTCAACGAGATCTCCGAGAAATTCGCCGAGGAGATGTCCGAGGACGAGATGAACACGCTGCTCGCCGAGCAGGCCGAGCTGCAGGAGAAGATCGACGCCGCCAATGGCTGGGAGATCGACCGCCAGGTCGAGATCGCGCTGGATGCGCTGCGCTGCCCGCCGCCCGATGCCGCGGTGACCAACCTGTCGGGCGGCGAGCGCCGCCGTGTCGCGTTGTGCCGGCTGCTGCTGGAAAAGCCCGACATGCTGCTGCTCGACGAACCGACAAACCACCTCGATGCCGAGAGCGTGTCGTGGCTGGAGCAGACGCTGAAGGCCTACACCGGCACGGTGCTGATCGTCACCCACGACCGCTACTTCCTCGACAACGTGACGTCCTGGATTCTCGAGGTCGATCGCGGCCGCGGCATTCCCTACGAGGGCAACTACTCCACCTACCTCGAGCAGAAGCGCAAGCGCATGGCGCAGGAGGAGCGCGAGGAGAGCGCCCGCCAGCGCCAGCTGGCCGAGGAACGCGACTGGATCGGGCGCAGCCCGTCGGCTCGCCAGGCGAAGTCCAAGGCGCGCATCGCGGCCTATGAAGACCTGCTGCGCGCCAGCCAGGACAAGGCCCC from Roseomonas fluvialis encodes the following:
- the blaOXA gene encoding class D beta-lactamase gives rise to the protein MSLAPGRRLALQALAALPVAWPAGAAAVPVCTLVVDAATGATLRRDGQPDQRATPASTFKIPLALMGFDAGFLRDAHHPALPFRPGDADWLPEWRRATDPAAWMRHSVVWYSQRITQALGAARLRRYVSDFGYGNADVSGDPGRANGLARSWIGSSLEITPAQQVAFLGRLVRGELPVSAQARAMTEALVDQGEYPNGWRVFGKTGGARSRGADAAQPSGWFVGWARRGDRTVVFARLTRGRPPEPGFPGPAARDAFLGEFFAGRDGF
- the ppa gene encoding inorganic diphosphatase, with the translated sequence MRIDAIPIGKDPPHDVNVIVEVPIGGEPIKYEMDKAAGTLFVDRFLHTPMRYPGNYGFIPHTLSEDGDPIDVLVANTRPIIAGAVIRVRPVGVMKMEDDGGGDEKIIAVPVPKLTLRYEHVHNYTDLPRITIEQIQHFFEHYKDLEPGKWVKFIGWGDADEARRLITEAIARAQA
- a CDS encoding M20/M25/M40 family metallo-hydrolase, producing the protein MTPARATFAAAARARAPEVAAITRRLVAVPSPNPPGDVRACALDCAALLRDLAPAAEVSLHDTSPEVTNVVARIAGAGPGRIIAFNGHLDTYPVNEALPWTVDPLGGEVRDGRLYGRGTADMKGGIAASVLAFALLAEHRAAWRGEAILTLAGDEETMGPLGTKWMLDHVPRLAQAQAVIIGDAGSPRVLRFGEKGFLWIEVEATGTAAHGAHVHLGQNAIDRLRAALDVVAGLRALPVAAPPAVTAAIAAARPISEPLAGVGEAEVLGSVTVNIGRVEGGTAPNLVPAAARAACDIRMPVGVSAAQVEAALAAGLGALPGVAWRVLRRFEPNHTDPGADIVRRAHAAAEEVLGGPVAVNMRVGGSDARWFRMAGLPTIVYGPTPHNMGGADEWADLAELEAVARVHALAAFDFLAG
- a CDS encoding calcium-binding protein, whose protein sequence is MSLQRLANDLTILGTLYAAASDAIRLDNIGATPASGSRIDIGVGGYVYGGLGSGIALQGLGHSVTNAGEVVSGRDNSVLGTGAIVFGASTLPSSGSGPNVLVNSGRVSGWENGVVSLTAGTRVDNSGTITGNTVGVNITAGDDAFIVNEGRISGGAAGVQISSQGGPLSNSGMIDGAVQGALLRNAAQMTVTNTGTIAGRENGLVLDAVNSVTVVNQGTFSGDGAGGRGFATSGSEGVVLIDTGSINGVTIDGRSALVQNDGVIERVFIFSGASGAKGVNVLNNTGRIGGETDAVFGTVTIDQIFNAGTIVGNIGLGGAGDLYDGTEGVVLNGRIFGGDGAGTLLGGARRDVMRGDNEADLMQGGAGNDVMDGNAGADTLDGGAGDDILRPGAQADVIDGGEGLRDQLDYLGSLLAVNVNLATGEASGGDAQGDDFTGIEWIAGGNGHDTLTGDDLANTLTGRSGNDLLIGGAGIDVLRCGIGADLSASAPPRTAARRGRCATASRMSHACSSTASTCSSSTPMSRQRATRPSPTSAPPRPSPAPRSCAAR
- the ettA gene encoding energy-dependent translational throttle protein EttA; protein product: MAAYQYVYVMKDLTKSYPGGREIFKGITLSFLPGVKIGVLGPNGAGKSTLMRIMAGQDKEFGGEAWAAEGVRVGYLSQEPELDPNLTVGENVRLAFAELNAHMARFNEISEKFAEEMSEDEMNTLLAEQAELQEKIDAANGWEIDRQVEIALDALRCPPPDAAVTNLSGGERRRVALCRLLLEKPDMLLLDEPTNHLDAESVSWLEQTLKAYTGTVLIVTHDRYFLDNVTSWILEVDRGRGIPYEGNYSTYLEQKRKRMAQEEREESARQRQLAEERDWIGRSPSARQAKSKARIAAYEDLLRASQDKAPDPTEIAIPPAPRLGNTVIVAEGLRKGYGNSLLIDDLSFKLPPGGIVGVIGPNGAGKTTLFKMIMGREQPDAGTLTVGESVQLGYVDQSRDSLDDSKSVWQEISGGEDMITIGKRSVPSRAYCAAYNFKGGDQQKKVGSLSGGERNRVHLAKMLKREHNVLLLDEPTNDLDVETLRALENALMDFAGCAVIISHDRFFLDRLATHILAFEGDSHVEWFEGNFEAYEEDKRRRLGEHATDPHRIKYKPLAR